In Bosea vestrisii, the following are encoded in one genomic region:
- a CDS encoding TOBE domain-containing protein, which yields MKISARNQLKGTIVEIVKGATTAHVKLDIGGTVVTSAITNAAVDELKLAVGQTAYAVVKASDVMIAID from the coding sequence ATGAAGATTTCCGCCCGCAACCAGCTCAAGGGCACCATCGTCGAGATCGTCAAGGGCGCGACCACCGCCCATGTGAAGCTCGATATCGGCGGCACCGTCGTCACCTCGGCGATCACCAATGCCGCGGTCGACGAGCTCAAGCTCGCAGTCGGGCAGACAGCCTATGCCGTGGTGAAGGCGTCCGACGTGATGATCGCGATCGACTGA
- a CDS encoding ankyrin repeat domain-containing protein has product MPGTKRRGANVCRNAFRSLLIVGSFSLCPVAEAQIPPSPAEIAAYDALHLAAHRGDLAALRHAVAAGNRLEALDGGGRTALHVAAHARQREAMRELAKAGADPRALDGQSYDAITIAAVADDLETMRIALAIGGDARAITSPYRGTALIAAAHLGHDGVVRELVTAGAPLDHVNNLGWTALIEAVILGDGGPRHVETVRALVAAGARRDLADRDGVTPLEHARRRGYTAMITLLQ; this is encoded by the coding sequence ATGCCTGGGACGAAACGACGCGGGGCGAACGTTTGCCGAAACGCGTTTCGGAGCCTCCTCATCGTCGGGAGCTTCAGCCTGTGTCCTGTTGCTGAAGCCCAAATTCCGCCATCGCCGGCCGAGATCGCGGCCTATGATGCGCTGCATCTTGCGGCTCATCGCGGCGACCTTGCGGCCCTCCGGCACGCAGTTGCAGCCGGCAACCGACTCGAAGCCCTGGACGGCGGAGGTCGCACCGCGCTGCACGTCGCAGCTCATGCCCGCCAGCGCGAAGCGATGCGCGAGCTCGCAAAGGCGGGAGCAGATCCCCGCGCTCTCGACGGCCAATCCTATGATGCGATCACGATCGCTGCCGTCGCCGACGATCTGGAAACCATGCGCATTGCGCTCGCCATCGGCGGCGACGCACGCGCAATCACCAGCCCCTATCGCGGCACGGCGCTGATCGCGGCGGCCCATCTCGGCCATGACGGCGTAGTCCGCGAGTTGGTCACCGCCGGCGCGCCGCTCGATCATGTCAACAATCTCGGCTGGACCGCCCTGATCGAGGCAGTGATCCTCGGCGATGGCGGGCCACGCCATGTCGAGACGGTGAGGGCGCTGGTCGCTGCGGGCGCGCGCCGCGACCTCGCCGATCGCGACGGCGTCACGCCGCTCGAGCATGCCCGCCGCCGTGGCTATACCGCGATGATCACGCTGCTGCAGTAG
- a CDS encoding peptidase, with protein MTYCLGILLPSGLILASDSRSSAGVDQIAVVKKLALFEVPNERVIAILSAGNLATTQAVITMIRQYTKHKQDLSTGVENRDILAARTMFDVAQIVGGVLREVLRANRAFVEPYGDPNGSFIVAGQIAGEPHRLFQVYSAGNFVEASGRTQFLQLGETKYGKPILDRALQEASGLDEAAKLALLSFDATVRSNLSVAPPIDLLRYEADSFSTRHLAKYDSNHPYWADMRQRYSDGLTALVASLPAPDFPT; from the coding sequence ATGACTTATTGCCTCGGGATCCTTTTGCCGTCGGGCCTGATCCTCGCCTCGGATTCTCGCTCCAGCGCCGGCGTCGACCAGATCGCGGTGGTAAAGAAGCTCGCTCTGTTCGAAGTGCCGAACGAGCGCGTGATCGCGATCCTTTCGGCCGGGAACCTGGCGACGACGCAGGCCGTGATCACCATGATCCGGCAATACACCAAGCATAAGCAGGACCTTTCGACCGGCGTGGAGAACCGCGACATCCTGGCGGCGCGCACCATGTTCGACGTGGCCCAGATCGTCGGCGGCGTGCTGCGCGAGGTGCTGCGCGCCAACCGCGCCTTCGTCGAACCCTATGGCGACCCGAACGGCTCCTTCATCGTCGCCGGCCAGATCGCCGGCGAACCGCACCGTCTCTTTCAGGTCTACTCGGCCGGCAACTTCGTCGAAGCCTCGGGGCGCACCCAGTTCCTGCAGCTCGGAGAGACCAAATACGGCAAGCCGATCCTCGACCGGGCACTGCAGGAGGCGAGCGGGCTCGACGAGGCGGCCAAGCTCGCTTTGCTCTCCTTCGATGCCACCGTCCGCTCTAATCTCTCGGTCGCGCCACCGATCGATCTGCTGCGCTACGAGGCTGACAGCTTCTCGACCCGGCACCTCGCCAAATACGACAGCAACCACCCCTATTGGGCCGACATGCGCCAGCGCTATAGCGACGGGCTGACGGCGCTGGTGGCGAGCCTGCCGGCACCGGATTTCCCTACCTGA
- a CDS encoding glutaminase, with amino-acid sequence MRNLSDIVAAVHADIADHIGGGKVADYIPALSRVDPRRFGLAVVTCSGEHAQAGDANVPFSIQSISKVFTLTLALERVGARLWHRVGREPSGSPFNSIVQLEQERGVPRNPFINAGALVVTDTLLTGRTPKKTAAEILAFLRERSGDRTVSIDEEVAGSEAQTGFRNASLANFIRAFGNLKNPVAEVLDVYFHQCALKLSCAQLARAGLFLAGDGVDPFTGDVVCRPARARRVKALMMTCGHYDASGEFAFKVGLPGKSGVGGGILAIVPKQAAIAVWSPGLNAAGTSHVGALALERLVERTGWSVF; translated from the coding sequence TTGCGCAACCTGTCGGACATCGTCGCGGCCGTTCATGCTGACATCGCCGACCATATCGGCGGCGGCAAGGTGGCCGACTACATCCCGGCATTGTCGCGGGTCGATCCGCGCCGTTTCGGGCTCGCCGTCGTCACCTGCTCCGGCGAGCATGCGCAGGCAGGCGACGCCAATGTCCCGTTCTCGATCCAGAGCATCTCCAAGGTCTTCACGCTGACGCTGGCGCTGGAGCGGGTCGGCGCCCGTCTCTGGCACAGGGTCGGGCGCGAGCCGTCCGGCTCGCCCTTCAACTCGATCGTCCAGCTCGAACAGGAGCGCGGCGTGCCGCGCAATCCGTTCATCAATGCCGGGGCGCTCGTCGTCACCGATACGCTGCTGACGGGCCGGACGCCGAAGAAGACCGCGGCCGAAATCCTCGCCTTCCTGCGCGAGCGCTCGGGCGACCGCACGGTCTCAATCGACGAGGAGGTGGCGGGATCGGAGGCGCAGACCGGCTTCCGCAATGCCAGCCTCGCCAACTTCATCCGCGCCTTCGGCAATCTGAAGAACCCGGTCGCCGAGGTGCTCGACGTCTATTTCCATCAATGCGCGCTCAAGCTGAGCTGCGCCCAGCTTGCCCGCGCCGGCCTGTTCCTCGCCGGCGACGGCGTCGATCCGTTTACTGGCGATGTGGTCTGCCGTCCGGCGCGGGCACGCCGCGTCAAGGCGCTGATGATGACCTGCGGCCATTACGACGCCTCGGGGGAATTCGCCTTCAAGGTCGGCCTGCCCGGCAAAAGCGGCGTCGGCGGCGGCATCCTCGCCATCGTGCCGAAGCAGGCGGCGATCGCGGTCTGGTCGCCCGGCCTCAATGCCGCTGGTACGTCGCATGTCGGCGCGCTTGCGCTCGAACGCCTGGTCGAGCGCACCGGCTGGTCGGTGTTCTAA
- the sseA gene encoding 3-mercaptopyruvate sulfurtransferase, which yields MARNDIFVSTQWLAERLDAPDIVVVDGSYYLPAQQRDAAAEYAQQRIPGAVRFDIDAVKDKSSDLPHMLPRPDAFAAAVGAMGIGDGMRIVVYDGLGLFSAPRVRWTFQTFGAKDVVILEGGLPQWLAEGRPVEDGAPKPRKPRSFTARLDHSAVADINDVARALESGAIQVIDSRPADRFRGEAPEPRPGLRSGHMPGSLSLPSSTLVADGKLKEPEALAAAFREAGVDIDKPLLTSCGSGVSAVILSTALELLGKPARAVYDGSWAEWGASERPVATGPAKP from the coding sequence ATGGCCCGCAACGACATCTTCGTCTCCACGCAATGGTTGGCCGAGCGGCTCGACGCGCCGGATATCGTCGTGGTCGATGGCTCCTATTATCTGCCGGCCCAGCAGCGTGACGCAGCGGCCGAATATGCGCAGCAGCGCATCCCGGGCGCGGTGCGTTTCGACATCGATGCGGTCAAGGACAAGAGCTCGGATCTACCGCACATGCTGCCGCGGCCGGACGCCTTCGCCGCTGCCGTCGGCGCCATGGGCATAGGCGACGGCATGCGCATCGTCGTCTATGACGGGCTTGGCCTGTTCTCGGCACCGCGGGTGCGCTGGACCTTCCAGACCTTCGGCGCCAAGGACGTGGTCATCCTCGAAGGTGGCCTGCCGCAATGGCTGGCGGAGGGCCGGCCGGTCGAGGACGGCGCGCCAAAACCGCGCAAGCCGCGCAGCTTCACCGCCAGGCTCGACCATTCCGCCGTCGCCGACATCAACGATGTGGCGCGTGCCCTGGAGAGCGGCGCGATCCAGGTGATCGATTCCCGCCCGGCCGACCGTTTCCGCGGCGAAGCGCCCGAGCCGCGCCCTGGACTGCGCTCCGGCCATATGCCGGGCTCGCTCAGCCTGCCCTCCTCGACGCTGGTGGCCGATGGCAAGCTCAAGGAGCCGGAGGCGCTCGCCGCGGCCTTCCGCGAAGCCGGCGTCGACATCGACAAGCCGCTGCTGACGAGCTGCGGCTCGGGTGTCTCTGCGGTGATCCTGTCGACGGCGCTGGAGCTGCTCGGCAAGCCGGCGCGCGCCGTCTATGACGGCTCCTGGGCCGAATGGGGCGCGAGCGAGCGCCCGGTGGCAACCGGGCCGGCGAAGCCCTGA
- a CDS encoding alanyl-tRNA editing protein — translation MPTELLFRADAYLAETPATVVAINERGGIELDRTVFYATGGGQPGDAGVLVRNDGSEIVIGTAIYNPEDKSRILHVPLDGQAAPAVGETLLAGLDWERRLKRMRIHTALHLLSVVLPYPVTGGAIGDGDGRLDFDIPEGGLDKAELTEKLNALVAKNAAITESWITDEELDANPGLVKTMSVKPPRGSGRVRLVSIEGIDLQPCGGTHVRNTSEIGAVVVTDVEKKGKQNRRVRIALA, via the coding sequence ATGCCGACCGAATTGCTGTTCCGAGCCGACGCCTATCTGGCCGAGACGCCCGCCACCGTCGTCGCGATCAACGAGCGCGGCGGCATCGAGCTCGACCGGACCGTATTCTACGCTACCGGCGGTGGCCAGCCGGGCGATGCCGGCGTCCTCGTCCGCAATGACGGATCCGAGATCGTCATCGGCACCGCGATCTACAATCCCGAGGACAAGAGCCGCATCCTGCATGTCCCGCTCGACGGCCAGGCGGCGCCTGCCGTCGGCGAGACCCTGCTCGCCGGGCTCGACTGGGAGCGCCGGCTGAAGCGCATGCGCATCCACACCGCGCTGCACCTGCTCAGCGTCGTCCTGCCCTATCCCGTCACCGGCGGCGCGATCGGCGACGGCGACGGAAGACTCGATTTCGACATTCCCGAAGGCGGGCTCGACAAGGCCGAGCTGACCGAGAAGCTCAATGCGCTCGTGGCGAAGAACGCGGCGATCACCGAAAGCTGGATCACCGACGAAGAGCTCGACGCCAATCCCGGCCTGGTCAAGACCATGTCGGTCAAGCCGCCACGCGGCTCCGGCCGGGTCCGGCTGGTCTCGATCGAGGGCATCGACCTGCAACCCTGCGGCGGCACGCATGTGCGCAATACCTCGGAGATCGGCGCGGTCGTGGTCACCGATGTCGAGAAGAAGGGCAAGCAGAACCGGCGCGTGCGCATCGCGCTCGCTTGA
- a CDS encoding SDR family NAD(P)-dependent oxidoreductase, whose product METARDMTMPRMQPQDGVAWVTGASSGIGAAVALELVRRGWTVAATARRLDKLEALALSADGLPGRIVAHCGDVADPMAMAAVVEGIESVHGPIALAFLNAGIAPRNGPGLIDVTAFEQVFAVNFIGVVRGAAAVAERMAARGKGQIAVNASLAGYRGLPGAAAYGASKAAAIHLCEALRFDCERQGIRLQLVNPGFVDTAMTQRNSFPMPFMVSLDEAAARIVDGFAGGGFEISFPVAWPG is encoded by the coding sequence ATGGAGACCGCTCGCGATATGACCATGCCGCGCATGCAACCGCAGGACGGCGTCGCCTGGGTGACCGGGGCGAGCTCCGGTATCGGCGCGGCGGTGGCCCTGGAGCTGGTGCGGCGCGGCTGGACGGTCGCTGCGACGGCGCGGCGGCTCGACAAGCTTGAAGCACTGGCTCTGAGCGCGGACGGACTGCCGGGGCGGATCGTCGCCCATTGCGGCGATGTCGCCGATCCGATGGCGATGGCGGCTGTGGTCGAGGGCATCGAGAGCGTGCACGGGCCGATCGCGCTCGCCTTCCTCAATGCAGGTATCGCTCCCCGCAACGGGCCGGGTCTGATCGATGTCACAGCATTCGAGCAGGTTTTTGCGGTCAATTTCATCGGCGTCGTGCGTGGCGCGGCTGCTGTCGCCGAGCGCATGGCAGCGCGAGGCAAGGGCCAGATTGCGGTCAATGCGTCGCTGGCGGGCTATCGCGGTCTGCCTGGCGCTGCGGCTTACGGAGCCTCCAAGGCGGCTGCGATCCATCTTTGCGAGGCGCTGAGATTCGATTGCGAGCGGCAGGGCATCCGCCTGCAATTGGTCAATCCCGGCTTCGTCGATACGGCGATGACCCAGCGCAACAGCTTTCCGATGCCGTTCATGGTGTCCCTCGACGAGGCTGCCGCGCGCATCGTCGACGGCTTCGCCGGAGGCGGCTTCGAGATCAGCTTCCCCGTCGCCTGGCCTGGCTGA
- the aac(3) gene encoding aminoglycoside 3-N-acetyltransferase, with protein sequence MTSLPASAAFVTRASLAADLAKIGLVPGDAVMVHAAVSKVGRLLDGPDTIIAALSDAVGPEGTVLAYADWEARYEDVVDEDGRVPPEWRDHIPPFDPQRSRAIRDNGVLPEFLRTTPGALRGGNPGASLVALGAKADWFTANHPLDYGYGAGSPLAKLVEAGGKVLMLGAPLDTLTLLHHAEHLADIPGKRIRRIEVPFATPAGTQWRMIEEFDTGDPIVAGLAEDYFAEIVTEFLAGGQGRQGLIGAAPSVLVDAAAITAYGMNWLEAQFGSRSP encoded by the coding sequence ATGACATCGCTTCCCGCTTCTGCCGCCTTCGTCACGCGCGCCTCGCTTGCCGCCGATCTCGCCAAGATCGGCCTCGTGCCGGGCGATGCGGTCATGGTCCACGCCGCCGTCAGCAAGGTCGGCCGCCTGCTCGACGGTCCCGACACCATCATTGCTGCGCTCTCCGATGCAGTAGGCCCCGAGGGCACCGTCCTCGCCTATGCCGATTGGGAAGCGCGCTACGAGGACGTGGTCGATGAGGACGGCCGCGTGCCGCCGGAATGGCGCGACCACATCCCTCCATTCGATCCGCAGCGCTCGCGCGCGATCCGCGACAATGGCGTGCTGCCGGAGTTCCTGCGGACGACGCCCGGTGCGCTCCGCGGCGGCAATCCCGGCGCCTCGCTCGTCGCACTCGGAGCAAAGGCCGACTGGTTCACCGCCAACCACCCGCTCGACTACGGTTATGGCGCGGGCTCGCCGCTGGCGAAGCTGGTCGAGGCCGGCGGCAAGGTGCTGATGCTCGGCGCGCCGCTCGACACGCTGACCCTGCTGCACCATGCCGAGCATCTGGCTGACATCCCCGGCAAGCGCATCCGGCGGATCGAGGTGCCGTTCGCGACGCCGGCCGGCACGCAATGGCGCATGATCGAGGAGTTCGATACCGGCGATCCGATCGTCGCAGGGCTGGCCGAGGACTATTTCGCAGAGATCGTGACCGAGTTCCTCGCCGGCGGCCAGGGCAGGCAGGGGCTGATCGGCGCGGCTCCATCCGTGCTGGTCGATGCGGCGGCGATCACCGCCTACGGCATGAACTGGCTCGAAGCGCAGTTCGGATCACGCTCGCCTTGA
- a CDS encoding cryptochrome/photolyase family protein yields the protein MTARPALLWFRDDLRLSDNPALRAAIEYGPLICLYIFDTSADRRPIGAAACWWLSRSLAALSEAIAARGGELLILHGDPAQLLPYIVQEADIGFVAWNRRYGGAAIALDKSLKAKLTDTRVEVESFNANLLNEPWQVATKADGPFKVFTPYWRVVRERGEPSAPLPAPAKLSKARLPAALRERALTVADLALEPTAPDWAGGLREAWTPGEAGAQERLSTFLDEAIAGYHDGRDRPDKLSTSRLSPHLRFGEISPRQIWHATKVALETGNTPGSAADSEKFFSELGWREFSYHLLFHNPDLATANFNRRFDAMSWDKDEAALTAWQKGLTGYPIVDAGLRELWQTGWMHNRVRMITASFLIKHLLTDWRVGEAWFWDTLVDADPANNPASWQWVAGSGADAAPYFRVFNPVTQGEKFDPKGIYVRRFIPELAELDDKFIHRPWEAPESALKQAGIVLDQNYPKPIIALDFGRRRRALDAFSTLRSK from the coding sequence GTGACCGCACGCCCTGCCCTGCTCTGGTTCCGCGACGATCTGCGCCTGTCCGATAACCCAGCACTGAGAGCGGCGATCGAATATGGCCCGCTCATCTGCCTCTACATCTTCGACACGTCGGCAGACCGCCGGCCGATCGGCGCCGCCGCCTGCTGGTGGCTGTCACGCTCTCTGGCGGCACTGTCCGAGGCTATCGCGGCGAGGGGCGGCGAGCTGCTTATCCTGCATGGCGATCCAGCCCAGCTGCTGCCGTACATCGTGCAAGAAGCCGATATTGGCTTCGTCGCCTGGAACCGCCGCTATGGCGGCGCCGCGATCGCACTCGACAAGTCGTTGAAGGCGAAACTCACGGACACCAGGGTCGAGGTCGAGAGCTTCAACGCCAACCTGCTCAACGAGCCCTGGCAGGTCGCGACCAAGGCGGACGGCCCGTTCAAGGTCTTCACGCCCTACTGGCGTGTCGTTCGCGAACGCGGCGAGCCCTCGGCGCCGCTCCCTGCTCCGGCCAAGCTGAGTAAAGCAAGGCTACCGGCGGCGCTGCGCGAGCGGGCTCTCACGGTCGCAGATCTCGCTTTGGAGCCGACCGCGCCCGACTGGGCCGGCGGATTGCGCGAAGCCTGGACACCGGGCGAGGCCGGAGCGCAGGAGCGGCTCTCTACCTTCCTCGACGAAGCGATCGCCGGCTATCACGACGGGCGCGACCGGCCAGACAAGCTCTCGACCTCGCGGCTATCGCCGCATCTGCGCTTCGGCGAGATCAGCCCGCGCCAGATCTGGCATGCGACCAAGGTGGCGCTGGAGACGGGCAATACGCCCGGCTCGGCTGCCGACTCCGAGAAGTTCTTCAGCGAGCTGGGCTGGCGCGAGTTCTCCTACCACCTTCTGTTCCACAATCCGGACCTCGCGACGGCCAATTTCAACCGCCGCTTCGACGCGATGTCCTGGGACAAGGATGAAGCCGCGCTGACGGCCTGGCAGAAGGGGCTGACCGGCTATCCGATCGTCGATGCCGGCCTACGCGAGCTCTGGCAGACCGGCTGGATGCACAACCGCGTCCGGATGATCACGGCCTCCTTCCTCATCAAGCATCTGCTGACCGACTGGCGCGTCGGCGAGGCCTGGTTCTGGGACACGCTGGTCGATGCCGATCCGGCGAACAATCCGGCGAGCTGGCAATGGGTCGCCGGTTCCGGCGCAGATGCCGCCCCCTATTTCCGCGTCTTCAACCCGGTGACGCAGGGCGAGAAATTCGATCCGAAGGGCATTTACGTCCGGCGCTTCATCCCCGAACTGGCTGAACTCGACGACAAGTTCATCCATCGCCCTTGGGAGGCGCCGGAAAGCGCGTTGAAGCAGGCCGGGATCGTGCTCGACCAGAACTATCCAAAACCGATCATCGCGCTCGACTTCGGCCGCCGCCGGCGCGCCCTCGACGCCTTCTCCACACTCCGGTCCAAATAG
- a CDS encoding DUF2345 domain-containing protein, which yields MATPEVEALNRRIAALEAQLAALLQAVNVGRGGTVAITAPAGLSITVGGTFTINVGAEMALTVGSNFRTAVGSAYVVNVGAGMRTTAGTGISLIAGTALAMNANREISLATRAFEVAASVSIDLDSSKDFEIASGKALVVKAADSILLDAGSAELNLKKDGSVDLKGKDVTIRASGKINATASSDVVIKGSKIKQN from the coding sequence ATGGCGACGCCGGAAGTCGAGGCCTTGAACCGGCGCATCGCCGCGCTCGAAGCGCAACTCGCAGCCTTGTTGCAGGCGGTTAATGTCGGGCGTGGCGGTACGGTCGCGATCACGGCCCCGGCCGGGCTGTCGATCACCGTCGGTGGCACTTTCACGATCAATGTCGGAGCCGAAATGGCGCTGACGGTCGGAAGCAATTTCCGGACGGCGGTCGGCTCGGCCTATGTCGTCAATGTCGGCGCCGGCATGCGGACGACGGCCGGCACGGGGATCAGCCTCATCGCAGGCACTGCGCTCGCCATGAATGCCAACCGCGAGATCAGCCTGGCGACGCGCGCCTTCGAGGTCGCAGCGTCGGTCAGCATCGATCTCGACAGCAGCAAGGATTTCGAGATCGCCAGCGGCAAGGCGCTGGTGGTGAAGGCTGCTGACAGCATCCTGCTCGATGCCGGGTCGGCCGAGCTCAACCTGAAGAAGGACGGCTCGGTCGATCTCAAGGGCAAGGACGTGACGATCCGGGCGAGTGGCAAGATCAATGCGACAGCGAGCTCCGACGTCGTGATCAAGGGCTCGAAGATCAAGCAGAATTGA
- a CDS encoding glycine-rich domain-containing protein has protein sequence MTLTILIGVVGVIACFGGYKVWIEQQRLRRAEFIRRYPWPRGLLDKLAAHHKGFTRKETALVSEGLRQFFLAYLNSGLREVAMPSQVADDLWHEFILYTRNYGRFCEGAFGRFLHHTPAVALREGAPRDNSALRRVWWQCCQGENIDPERPTRLPLLFALDAKLKIADGFVYVPDCEELRRNGDRGTQCAGDLSRRSSDSGCSGGSSNGCSGGSDSDSGGGDGGGCGGGGGD, from the coding sequence ATGACCCTCACCATCCTGATCGGCGTGGTGGGGGTCATCGCTTGTTTCGGTGGCTACAAGGTCTGGATAGAGCAACAGCGCCTGCGCCGGGCTGAGTTCATCCGGCGCTATCCTTGGCCACGCGGTCTGCTCGACAAGCTCGCCGCCCATCATAAGGGTTTCACGCGCAAGGAAACCGCTCTGGTTTCCGAGGGCCTGCGGCAGTTCTTCCTGGCCTATCTCAACTCGGGACTGCGCGAAGTCGCGATGCCTTCCCAGGTCGCCGACGACCTCTGGCACGAGTTCATCCTCTACACGCGCAACTATGGCCGGTTCTGCGAGGGAGCCTTCGGGCGCTTCCTGCATCACACGCCGGCGGTCGCGTTGCGGGAGGGCGCGCCTCGCGACAACTCGGCCCTGCGCCGCGTCTGGTGGCAGTGCTGCCAGGGCGAAAACATCGACCCGGAGCGGCCGACCCGGCTGCCGCTGCTCTTCGCCCTCGATGCCAAGCTCAAGATTGCCGACGGCTTCGTCTACGTGCCGGATTGCGAGGAGCTGCGCCGCAACGGTGATCGCGGTACCCAATGCGCGGGTGACCTGTCGCGCCGCTCCTCGGACTCCGGCTGCAGTGGCGGCAGTAGCAACGGTTGCAGCGGCGGGAGTGACTCCGACAGCGGCGGAGGCGATGGCGGCGGTTGCGGCGGAGGTGGCGGCGACTGA